A stretch of the Halomonas sp. CH40 genome encodes the following:
- the fliI gene encoding flagellar protein export ATPase FliI, with amino-acid sequence MSTTASVHQQRWQKAVQRTQTRISQLSLYRASGRVIRATGMVIEVVGLKVAVGSACVIELPGRDGRLGTSAHHAEAEVVGFSDDKLYLMPLEEISGLMPGARVTPLGDTSGHSARRFPVGVHLLGRVLDGNGNPLDDRESLDDAPRATLSTTPLNPLSRAPIEQQIDVGIRAINALLSVGRGQRMGLFAGSGVGKSVLLGMMARYTRADVIVVGLIGERGREVQDFIDNILGPEGRKRSVVVAAPADTSPLQRLQGAAYATRLAEGFRDEGRDVLLIMDSLTRFAMAQREIALAIGEPPATKGYPPSVFAKMPSLVERAGNAERGGGSITAFYTVLTEGDDQQDPIADAARAILDGHIVLSRTLAESGHYPAIDIEASISRAMTAITDMKQQQQARNFKRLFSRYQRNRDLISVGAYSPGHDPQLDEAVKRFPELEHFLQQRMNEQATISDSRQALAAVVGQANAGGQS; translated from the coding sequence ATGAGCACGACCGCCTCTGTTCATCAACAGCGCTGGCAGAAAGCTGTTCAGCGCACCCAGACACGTATCAGCCAGCTCTCGCTTTACCGCGCCAGCGGCCGGGTGATCCGTGCCACTGGCATGGTGATTGAAGTGGTTGGCCTGAAGGTGGCCGTGGGCAGCGCCTGCGTGATTGAATTGCCTGGCCGTGATGGGCGCCTGGGCACCAGCGCTCACCACGCCGAGGCTGAGGTTGTCGGGTTTTCCGACGACAAACTCTACCTGATGCCGTTGGAAGAAATTTCTGGCCTGATGCCTGGCGCCCGGGTCACGCCTCTGGGCGACACCAGCGGCCATAGTGCCCGACGCTTCCCGGTGGGCGTACATCTGCTGGGCCGGGTGCTGGATGGGAATGGCAACCCATTGGACGACCGCGAAAGCCTTGATGATGCCCCTCGGGCAACGCTCAGCACGACGCCATTGAACCCCCTTTCCCGCGCCCCGATCGAACAGCAGATTGACGTCGGCATTCGCGCTATCAATGCGCTGTTAAGCGTTGGGCGCGGCCAGCGTATGGGGCTGTTTGCTGGTTCCGGGGTGGGTAAATCCGTGCTGCTCGGCATGATGGCGCGTTACACCCGAGCCGATGTGATTGTTGTCGGCCTGATTGGTGAGCGTGGCCGTGAGGTGCAGGACTTTATTGACAATATTCTCGGCCCCGAAGGGCGTAAACGCTCGGTCGTGGTCGCGGCCCCCGCCGACACTTCACCGCTGCAACGCTTACAGGGGGCCGCCTATGCCACGCGGCTGGCCGAGGGCTTTCGCGATGAAGGGCGCGATGTCTTGCTGATTATGGATTCACTGACCCGCTTTGCCATGGCCCAGCGCGAAATCGCCCTGGCGATTGGCGAACCCCCAGCGACCAAAGGCTACCCGCCTTCTGTATTTGCTAAAATGCCCAGCCTGGTGGAACGGGCGGGCAATGCCGAGCGCGGCGGCGGCTCCATTACCGCCTTCTATACCGTACTGACAGAGGGCGATGACCAACAGGATCCCATTGCTGACGCGGCCCGTGCTATTCTGGACGGACACATTGTATTATCACGCACCCTGGCAGAGTCAGGTCATTATCCGGCCATTGATATTGAAGCATCGATCAGTCGTGCGATGACCGCCATCACGGATATGAAACAGCAGCAGCAGGCGCGCAATTTCAAACGTCTTTTTTCACGCTATCAGCGTAACCGTGACCTGATCAGCGTCGGGGCTTACTCGCCCGGACACGACCCACAGCTTGATGAAGCGGTAAAACGCTTTCCGGAGCTTGAACACTTTCTTCAGCAGCGTATGAATGAGCAGGCCACTATCAGCGACTCGCGCCAGGCACTGGCAGCCGTTGTTGGCCAGGCCAACGCTGGAGGGCAATCATGA
- the fliQ gene encoding flagellar biosynthesis protein FliQ, with product MTPEMVMSIAYQGMRVTLLLGGPLLLVALLTGLIISLFQAATQVNEMTLTFIPKILAVFATLVLAGPWMLQVIMDYTQRLFAELPAMVM from the coding sequence ATGACACCCGAAATGGTGATGAGCATTGCCTATCAAGGTATGAGGGTCACCCTGCTGCTAGGTGGCCCCTTACTGCTGGTGGCACTATTAACGGGCCTGATTATCAGTCTTTTTCAGGCAGCCACTCAGGTCAACGAAATGACTCTGACGTTCATTCCCAAGATTCTGGCGGTGTTTGCCACCCTGGTACTGGCCGGCCCCTGGATGCTGCAAGTGATCATGGACTACACCCAACGGCTGTTTGCTGAACTACCCGCCATGGTGATGTAA
- the fliN gene encoding flagellar motor switch protein FliN, producing MTDPNKPDDQNVSDDDWAAAMSEQAADNDSADADDAFDQAQSDKDDQGSSRTGMDESGDPWAAAMAEQQAVEEASSATEQAASEPVEARQASSDVFPPLSQSNGHGNARDLEMIMDIPVKLTVELGRTKLTIKQLLELAQGSVIELDGLAGEPMDILINGYLIAQGEVVVIEDKYGIRITEIITPSERIHKLNR from the coding sequence ATGACTGATCCCAACAAGCCTGACGATCAGAACGTTTCTGACGATGATTGGGCGGCTGCCATGTCCGAGCAGGCGGCAGACAACGACAGCGCAGACGCTGATGATGCATTTGACCAGGCACAGTCGGACAAGGATGACCAGGGCAGCAGTAGAACCGGCATGGATGAAAGCGGCGACCCTTGGGCAGCGGCCATGGCCGAACAGCAGGCGGTAGAAGAAGCTTCGTCTGCGACTGAACAAGCCGCCTCCGAACCAGTTGAGGCCAGGCAGGCCAGCAGTGATGTCTTTCCACCGCTGAGTCAGTCAAACGGCCATGGCAACGCCCGTGATCTTGAAATGATCATGGATATCCCGGTCAAGCTGACCGTTGAGCTAGGGCGTACCAAGCTGACAATCAAACAGCTTTTGGAGCTGGCACAAGGCTCAGTGATTGAACTTGATGGCTTGGCGGGCGAGCCGATGGACATCCTAATCAATGGCTACCTGATCGCTCAAGGTGAAGTGGTCGTGATCGAAGACAAGTACGGCATTCGTATTACCGAGATCATCACACCGTCTGAGCGGATTCACAAGCTGAACCGATGA
- a CDS encoding flagellar hook-length control protein FliK produces MNIHAMLASLQGNTEAPPQGSMSSRAQTGQSGFLQAFTQASVKPVPVPTMPVNPSPVAFETSHQGVERRLQALGISEEQLQRDDMQAMVEDILDQPALLDALETLSGSFTVQTGDRLANMGKPMFMASADAIPQGLPDSAVADSELAPDPLQEITQRLSLVAQFGAAPPTASSAEAVDQPRIAAALTSADWANQIGQQLARMAQAVQSTDTAQAAQPTLRDPAAQTASSSQPVVQAQLQLTPAERGPLTVTLASTDQGLQATFASADPQVRQAIEQAAPQLREALATAAPQASNASMPPNLVSISTEAAPQATESRIAATLTSTDWANQLGQQLARMAQAVQEADTTQAAQPTPRDSAAQTASSSQPVVQAQLQLTPAERGLLTVTLASGDQGLQATFASADPQVRQAIEQAAPQLREALAAAMPQASNASMTPDVASINIAAAPQQSVQPAVAPTYDAQLPQRAEQMMAMLQSVAAARQHPSADAENRSLEKVSQASASLSSLSLSSSGGLNGDSTTLLDATQRPHPLADSGGAPPTRGSSDLLLAALNAANISGRTSAGQDGFELPAQGMNAQGVSMTAQANAAGSLAQTAQGSLQAPLNSAAWPRELGQQLVQFAQRGGEQQIKLNIHPAELGPLSVSLKMGEQGTQAHFLSAHAQVRQVIEQAIPQLREALAEQGIMLADTSVGEQRQQSDDEAALAGGGNGQGSNASGPNESEESVDITPQRQSLTLDGRVDLYA; encoded by the coding sequence ATGAACATTCACGCTATGTTGGCGTCGCTACAGGGTAATACCGAGGCTCCTCCACAAGGGAGTATGAGTAGTCGTGCTCAAACAGGTCAGAGCGGTTTTTTGCAGGCCTTTACTCAAGCCTCGGTGAAACCAGTGCCTGTTCCCACCATGCCTGTTAACCCTTCCCCGGTGGCTTTTGAAACGTCACATCAAGGCGTTGAGCGTCGCCTGCAAGCGCTGGGTATCAGCGAGGAACAGCTGCAGCGTGACGATATGCAGGCCATGGTGGAAGATATTCTTGACCAACCCGCCCTGCTGGATGCCCTGGAGACACTAAGCGGCTCATTCACGGTCCAAACGGGTGACAGGCTTGCCAATATGGGCAAACCGATGTTCATGGCAAGTGCCGATGCAATACCTCAAGGGTTACCTGATAGCGCAGTTGCTGACAGCGAGCTGGCTCCCGACCCTCTTCAGGAGATTACCCAACGGCTCTCGCTGGTCGCCCAGTTTGGTGCGGCCCCACCTACCGCCAGCTCAGCAGAAGCAGTGGACCAACCACGCATTGCAGCTGCGCTGACAAGCGCTGACTGGGCCAATCAGATTGGCCAGCAGCTTGCCCGCATGGCTCAGGCGGTTCAGAGCACTGACACGGCTCAAGCCGCCCAGCCAACGCTGAGAGATCCGGCAGCACAGACAGCCTCGTCTTCCCAGCCCGTCGTTCAGGCTCAGCTCCAGCTTACCCCCGCTGAGCGCGGCCCGCTGACGGTGACACTGGCCTCAACTGACCAGGGCCTGCAGGCCACCTTTGCCTCCGCTGACCCTCAGGTTCGCCAGGCCATCGAACAGGCGGCTCCTCAGCTGCGTGAAGCGCTGGCAACAGCGGCGCCTCAAGCGTCCAACGCATCCATGCCGCCCAACCTTGTTAGCATCAGTACTGAGGCAGCCCCTCAGGCCACTGAGTCGCGCATTGCAGCCACGTTGACAAGCACTGACTGGGCTAACCAGCTTGGCCAGCAGCTTGCCCGCATGGCTCAGGCGGTTCAGGAAGCTGATACGACTCAAGCCGCCCAGCCAACGCCGAGAGACTCGGCAGCACAGACAGCCTCGTCTTCCCAGCCCGTCGTTCAGGCTCAGCTCCAGCTGACCCCTGCTGAGCGCGGCCTGTTGACGGTGACACTGGCCTCAGGTGATCAGGGCCTGCAGGCCACCTTTGCCTCCGCTGACCCTCAGGTTCGCCAGGCCATCGAACAGGCAGCTCCTCAGCTGCGTGAAGCGCTGGCAGCAGCGATGCCTCAAGCGTCCAACGCCTCAATGACGCCCGACGTTGCTAGCATCAACATTGCGGCAGCCCCTCAGCAGAGCGTGCAACCCGCTGTGGCACCCACCTATGATGCCCAACTGCCTCAACGTGCAGAGCAGATGATGGCTATGCTGCAAAGCGTGGCGGCTGCCAGACAACATCCGTCAGCTGATGCTGAAAATCGCAGCCTTGAAAAAGTGTCTCAGGCGTCTGCCAGTCTTTCATCGCTCAGCCTGTCTTCATCTGGCGGGCTGAATGGCGACTCAACAACACTGCTTGACGCCACCCAACGACCACACCCCCTGGCTGATAGCGGCGGAGCCCCGCCGACGCGTGGAAGCAGCGATTTATTGCTTGCGGCGCTCAACGCGGCCAACATTAGCGGCCGCACCAGTGCTGGCCAGGATGGCTTTGAGCTGCCCGCTCAGGGCATGAATGCCCAAGGGGTATCAATGACTGCCCAGGCAAATGCAGCCGGCTCACTGGCTCAAACGGCTCAAGGTAGCCTGCAAGCCCCGCTCAACAGTGCCGCCTGGCCGCGTGAGTTGGGTCAACAGCTGGTGCAGTTTGCTCAACGTGGTGGCGAACAGCAGATCAAACTGAATATTCATCCGGCAGAGCTTGGCCCGCTTTCCGTCTCACTTAAAATGGGTGAGCAGGGCACTCAGGCACACTTTTTATCTGCTCATGCTCAGGTCAGGCAGGTGATCGAACAAGCCATCCCCCAGTTGCGCGAAGCGCTGGCCGAACAGGGCATCATGCTGGCAGACACGTCTGTTGGGGAGCAGCGCCAGCAGAGTGACGACGAGGCTGCATTAGCCGGTGGCGGTAATGGTCAAGGCAGTAACGCCTCGGGTCCGAATGAAAGCGAGGAATCAGTCGATATCACCCCGCAACGTCAGTCGCTTACCCTTGATGGTCGTGTGGATCTGTATGCATAA
- the fliP gene encoding flagellar type III secretion system pore protein FliP (The bacterial flagellar biogenesis protein FliP forms a type III secretion system (T3SS)-type pore required for flagellar assembly.) gives MLLCLPDVSVAQQLPGIISEPMEDGGQQWSVSLQTLLFLSSLAFLPAMLLMMTSFTRIIIVLSLLRTAMGTQATPPNQVLLGIALFLTFFIMSPVLDQVYQTAWVPLSEEQINFEEFLVVAQQPFREFMLAQTREPDIALFARLADIGPMEGPEDLPMRVLLPSFVTSELKTAFQIGFTIFIPFLIIDLVVASTLMALGMMMVPPITISLPFKLMLFVLVDGWQLIVGSLAESFYML, from the coding sequence ATGCTGCTGTGCTTACCGGATGTCAGCGTTGCTCAACAGCTGCCGGGTATTATCAGTGAGCCCATGGAAGATGGTGGCCAGCAGTGGTCGGTATCGCTGCAAACCCTACTGTTTCTCAGTTCGCTGGCGTTCCTGCCCGCCATGTTACTAATGATGACCAGCTTTACGCGCATCATCATTGTGCTGAGTCTGCTGCGCACCGCCATGGGTACCCAGGCAACGCCGCCTAATCAGGTATTACTCGGAATAGCGCTTTTTTTAACCTTCTTTATCATGTCACCCGTGCTTGACCAGGTGTACCAGACCGCCTGGGTGCCGCTGTCCGAAGAGCAGATCAACTTTGAAGAGTTTTTGGTCGTGGCTCAACAGCCTTTTCGTGAGTTCATGCTGGCACAGACCCGCGAACCTGATATAGCTCTATTTGCACGTCTGGCGGATATAGGCCCTATGGAAGGCCCGGAAGATCTGCCCATGCGCGTATTACTGCCCTCTTTTGTCACCAGCGAGTTGAAAACCGCTTTCCAGATCGGTTTCACGATTTTCATTCCCTTTCTGATTATCGACCTGGTAGTGGCCAGCACCTTGATGGCATTGGGCATGATGATGGTACCCCCTATCACCATCTCACTGCCGTTCAAATTGATGCTTTTTGTATTGGTGGACGGCTGGCAGCTGATTGTCGGTTCGCTGGCAGAAAGTTTTTACATGCTTTAG
- the fliL gene encoding flagellar basal body-associated protein FliL codes for MAESSGGSKKLLWIMIILVLLSSGGAAAAIYMVMNQTNNGNGEQAQEAVPQRQSPIFVEVEPFTVNLADDRASRLLYTGITLRVGDEESKTILEEHMPQVRSRLITALSAMQANDLTSPEGKELLSQRIRNRLEVPLTENQPPLELREVLFTEFIVQ; via the coding sequence ATGGCAGAATCAAGCGGCGGGTCTAAAAAACTGCTCTGGATCATGATCATTCTGGTGCTATTGTCATCTGGCGGCGCAGCAGCCGCCATTTATATGGTGATGAACCAAACAAATAACGGCAATGGCGAGCAAGCTCAGGAAGCCGTTCCACAGCGTCAATCACCGATTTTTGTCGAAGTTGAGCCTTTTACCGTCAACCTGGCTGATGACCGTGCTTCTCGCCTACTGTATACCGGCATCACGCTGCGCGTGGGTGATGAAGAAAGCAAAACCATTCTGGAAGAGCATATGCCTCAGGTTCGCAGCCGCCTGATCACGGCGCTATCAGCCATGCAGGCCAATGACCTGACATCGCCGGAAGGCAAGGAACTGCTCTCTCAGCGCATTCGCAACCGGCTGGAAGTGCCGCTGACCGAAAACCAGCCTCCGCTGGAACTGCGCGAAGTGCTGTTCACTGAATTTATTGTGCAATAA
- the fliO gene encoding flagellar biosynthetic protein FliO has protein sequence MNNDANTAAAAGSGDAASSALQSAGSNSDALIGMAALGKTAAALALVVAIILICAAILKRWGNRHVRQGARLQVVGSTAVGNRERVVVVEIEGTWLVLGVGNGQISKLHELPAPPEPHRNDSEEPFAQRFAHAIKRQGGTTMFSDSDKSDSSS, from the coding sequence ATGAACAACGACGCCAACACGGCTGCCGCGGCAGGCTCAGGTGACGCAGCTTCCAGCGCCTTGCAAAGCGCCGGAAGCAATAGCGATGCCTTGATCGGAATGGCGGCGCTGGGCAAAACGGCGGCGGCGCTTGCGCTGGTTGTCGCTATCATCCTGATATGTGCGGCTATTCTGAAGCGCTGGGGTAATCGTCACGTTCGTCAGGGCGCCCGCCTACAGGTGGTTGGCAGCACGGCGGTAGGTAATCGTGAACGGGTCGTGGTCGTTGAAATAGAAGGCACCTGGCTGGTTCTGGGCGTCGGCAATGGCCAGATCAGCAAGCTGCATGAACTGCCCGCGCCGCCAGAACCGCATCGCAATGATAGCGAAGAACCCTTCGCCCAGCGCTTTGCCCACGCCATCAAACGACAAGGTGGCACTACCATGTTTTCTGATTCCGACAAGTCCGATTCAAGTTCATGA
- a CDS encoding flagellar assembly protein FliH, protein MSDFQPSEFDRHESWRRWKMDELAKPAQRSDEPESPAAIHRRKVAAAQKAAEEARQREEQARKADYQKIRQQAEQEGYQAGFKRGQQEGHAEGLEAGQQEAKQALEQQINQTLAPLAHIAKQFDDALARLDESLADDLVELALLTGRQLAGEALEAKPEEILRLVRQLLHTEPPLVGQQRLWLNPEDHTLVSQHLADELSAANWKLQPDDQLARGGCRVTSAQGELDATFESRWQAINAHRRQRHHKLSKDKSAAEVSSDDRPE, encoded by the coding sequence ATGTCTGATTTCCAGCCCTCGGAATTTGATCGCCATGAAAGCTGGCGACGCTGGAAAATGGATGAGCTGGCCAAGCCTGCTCAGCGTTCTGACGAGCCGGAATCCCCGGCGGCCATCCACCGCCGCAAGGTCGCGGCGGCACAAAAAGCCGCTGAAGAGGCTCGCCAGCGCGAAGAACAGGCGCGCAAGGCAGATTATCAGAAGATCCGACAACAAGCCGAGCAGGAGGGCTACCAGGCAGGCTTCAAACGTGGCCAGCAGGAAGGCCATGCCGAAGGCCTGGAAGCCGGCCAACAGGAAGCCAAGCAGGCGCTGGAGCAACAGATCAACCAGACCCTGGCGCCCCTGGCCCATATCGCCAAGCAGTTTGATGATGCGCTCGCAAGGCTTGATGAAAGCCTTGCCGATGATCTGGTGGAGTTGGCCCTGCTGACCGGCCGTCAGCTGGCAGGCGAAGCCCTTGAAGCCAAGCCAGAAGAAATTCTGCGCCTGGTGCGCCAACTGCTGCATACCGAACCACCGCTGGTCGGCCAGCAACGCCTATGGCTGAATCCGGAGGATCATACTCTGGTCAGCCAGCACCTGGCCGATGAACTCAGTGCTGCCAACTGGAAACTCCAGCCGGATGACCAGCTGGCGCGGGGCGGCTGCCGGGTAACCAGCGCTCAGGGCGAGCTTGACGCGACCTTTGAAAGCCGCTGGCAAGCAATCAATGCACATCGGCGCCAACGTCATCATAAACTTTCCAAGGATAAAAGCGCCGCCGAAGTATCATCAGACGACAGGCCAGAATAG
- the fliM gene encoding flagellar motor switch protein FliM, with the protein MSQDDLLSQEEIDALLKGVSGDDEPSSSSSQNDESRIRPYDPSTQHRVIRERLHALDFINERFARYFRTGLFNLIRRSADITVESVRYQSFSDFARNVPVPTNLNIVALKPLRGSALVVFPPNLVFMVVDNLFGGDGRFVTKSDGREFTNTEQRIIQRLLNLALDAYQEAWKVVYPLETSFLRSEVQSKFANITNSPNEIVVNTKFNLEVGNLSSHFQVCLPYAMIEPLRDLLANPINDSNHDQDGTWNKRMASEIQHSEVELVAEFAQISSRIGQVMGLKKGDVLPVDIPNVVSAHVDGVPVMECHFGSQKQQRALRVLRMIDHAAMNDVSSNDFLTQSVRQKAKESNA; encoded by the coding sequence ATGTCACAGGACGATCTACTGTCCCAGGAAGAAATCGATGCCCTGTTGAAAGGCGTCAGCGGTGATGACGAGCCATCCTCTTCATCATCACAAAATGATGAATCGCGGATTCGTCCGTACGATCCATCCACGCAGCATCGCGTCATTCGCGAGCGCCTGCACGCCTTGGACTTCATCAACGAACGCTTTGCGCGCTACTTTCGTACCGGGCTTTTTAACCTGATCCGGCGTAGCGCAGATATCACGGTTGAATCAGTACGTTACCAAAGTTTTAGCGATTTTGCGCGTAACGTGCCAGTGCCTACCAACCTGAATATAGTGGCGCTCAAGCCACTGCGTGGCTCGGCACTGGTCGTGTTTCCACCCAATCTGGTGTTTATGGTGGTCGACAACCTTTTTGGTGGGGACGGGCGTTTTGTCACCAAGTCTGATGGGCGTGAATTTACCAATACCGAGCAGCGTATTATCCAGCGTTTGTTGAATCTGGCGCTGGATGCCTACCAGGAAGCCTGGAAGGTCGTCTACCCGCTGGAAACCAGCTTTTTACGCTCCGAAGTACAATCCAAGTTCGCCAATATCACCAACTCACCCAACGAAATTGTGGTGAACACCAAGTTCAACCTTGAGGTCGGTAACCTGAGCAGCCATTTTCAGGTCTGTTTGCCCTACGCCATGATCGAGCCATTGCGCGATCTGCTGGCCAACCCGATCAACGATAGCAATCACGATCAGGACGGCACCTGGAACAAACGCATGGCCAGCGAGATTCAGCACTCAGAGGTTGAGCTGGTAGCCGAATTTGCTCAGATATCCAGCCGTATCGGCCAGGTAATGGGGCTGAAAAAGGGCGACGTACTGCCAGTGGATATCCCTAACGTCGTCAGCGCTCACGTGGATGGCGTGCCAGTGATGGAATGCCACTTCGGTAGCCAGAAACAGCAGCGTGCGCTCAGAGTTCTACGCATGATTGATCACGCGGCAATGAATGACGTCTCGTCCAATGACTTTTTAACCCAGTCCGTACGACAGAAAGCCAAGGAATCCAACGCATGA
- the fliJ gene encoding flagellar export protein FliJ encodes MTSNTDTSQLDMLTQLARDARDQAGQLLAKERQTKQQTQAQLQTLHRYRAEYSERLQAAMHKGIDPASMYNYQQFLASLDAALARARQALADQEQRVAKTQENWRQEQRKLSSYDTLTSRRQLEAQRRDNRQEQKTNDDLVASRRAYRQSDTPL; translated from the coding sequence ATGACGTCCAATACCGATACCTCCCAACTGGATATGCTCACTCAACTGGCACGGGATGCCCGCGACCAGGCCGGGCAACTGTTGGCCAAGGAGCGCCAGACCAAACAGCAGACGCAAGCCCAGCTGCAGACCCTGCATCGCTATCGCGCAGAATACAGCGAGCGTCTGCAGGCGGCCATGCACAAGGGTATTGACCCTGCCAGCATGTACAATTACCAGCAGTTTCTGGCCTCCCTGGACGCTGCCCTGGCACGCGCCAGGCAAGCGCTGGCAGATCAGGAACAGCGCGTTGCCAAGACCCAGGAAAACTGGCGCCAGGAACAACGCAAACTCTCGTCGTACGATACACTGACATCAAGGCGCCAGCTTGAGGCTCAGCGGCGTGACAACCGCCAAGAGCAGAAGACCAACGATGACCTGGTAGCCAGCCGCCGGGCCTACCGGCAATCTGACACGCCTCTTTAA
- the fliG gene encoding flagellar motor switch protein FliG — MTSPVTQMSGARKSAILLLALDEDSAAEVFKYLGANEVQEISLEMTRLHQISHEDMKAVLEAFHQETEEFVALNLNSSEHIRSVLTKALGSERATSLIEDILETTGENSGIDALNLMEASMVSELIRDEHPQIIATILVHLERHQAADILELFDEKLRNDVILRVATFSGVQPAALQELTEVLTSMLEGQNLKRSKMGGVRTAAEILNLMNSSQEETAIETVRSHNEDLAQKIIDEMFLFENLLDLDNRAIQMVLQEVENNSLVVALKGAEDELVDKFLRNMSQRAADLVREDMEARGPIRVSQVEAEQKAILQIVRRLADAGEIVLAGGDDAYV, encoded by the coding sequence ATGACTAGTCCCGTTACCCAGATGAGCGGCGCACGCAAAAGCGCCATCTTGCTACTGGCGCTTGATGAAGACAGTGCAGCAGAAGTGTTCAAGTACCTGGGCGCTAACGAGGTGCAGGAAATCAGCCTGGAAATGACCCGCCTGCACCAGATCTCTCATGAAGACATGAAAGCTGTTCTGGAAGCGTTCCATCAGGAAACCGAAGAGTTTGTAGCGCTTAACCTCAACTCCAGCGAGCACATTCGCTCCGTGCTGACCAAGGCACTGGGTAGCGAGCGCGCCACCAGCCTGATTGAGGATATACTCGAAACCACTGGGGAAAACTCCGGCATCGATGCACTCAATCTGATGGAAGCCTCTATGGTGTCCGAGCTGATCCGCGATGAGCATCCGCAGATTATCGCCACCATTCTGGTTCACTTGGAACGCCACCAGGCGGCCGACATTCTTGAACTGTTTGATGAAAAACTGCGCAACGATGTGATTCTACGCGTTGCCACTTTCAGCGGTGTGCAACCCGCCGCCCTGCAGGAGCTGACCGAGGTGCTCACCAGCATGCTGGAAGGCCAGAACCTCAAACGCAGCAAGATGGGCGGGGTAAGAACGGCGGCCGAGATCCTCAACCTGATGAATTCCTCCCAGGAAGAAACCGCCATCGAAACCGTGCGCTCTCATAACGAGGATCTGGCCCAGAAGATCATCGACGAGATGTTCCTGTTCGAGAACCTTCTGGATCTCGACAACCGCGCGATCCAGATGGTGCTTCAGGAAGTCGAGAACAATTCACTGGTCGTGGCCCTCAAAGGTGCCGAAGACGAGCTGGTCGACAAGTTTCTGCGCAACATGTCCCAGCGGGCGGCAGATCTTGTCCGCGAGGATATGGAAGCCCGCGGCCCGATTCGTGTCTCTCAGGTCGAAGCCGAGCAGAAAGCCATCCTGCAGATCGTCCGCCGCCTGGCCGATGCCGGTGAAATAGTCCTGGCGGGAGGAGATGACGCCTATGTCTGA